From a single Eleginops maclovinus isolate JMC-PN-2008 ecotype Puerto Natales chromosome 2, JC_Emac_rtc_rv5, whole genome shotgun sequence genomic region:
- the LOC134873901 gene encoding uncharacterized protein LOC134873901: MKAAEFLLKNLPLDNHMVTSLSALTPSLIQCDSLGSAFMALGKALPNVVPPEALGPLREEVRAYQIDADLVPLANTYVEENSRVDVDWWSQVALLRNSERGVRYPTLIKLVKALLSIFTGPLVEGSFNIMDDILEADRCRMNVETYESLAIIKSTMKARKWTASTMLIDQPLRNSCLSSYKTYQLHLEKKKAREQGMREKRMSEAMRVRSTAVANRIVTQAKKSKGPSSSSTRPAASPRPTRPSPKTISSAKTRPFRPTGPSTTSSGAAKKPSSSSSGPSASSSGATNKPSASSSGPSASSSGPSASSSGPSAFSSGPSASSSGPSASSSGPSTASSGQPKLFSLFHGPAKKSSSIASTTSGKRKSSDDSEPGKKRKK, from the coding sequence ATGAAGGCAGCAGAGTTTCTACTCAAAAACCTTCCCCTCGACAACCACATGGTCACCTCACTCTCGGCTCTGACCCCATCCCTCATACAGTGTGACTCCTTAGGTTCAGCATTCATGGCATTAGGGAAGGCCTTGCCTAATGTGGTTCCACCTGAAGCACTCGGCCCACTGCGGGAGGAGGTTCGTGCATACCAAATAGATGCTGACCTGGTACCTCTGGCCAATACCTATGTTGAAGAAAACAGCCGAGTGGATGTGGACTGGTGGAGTCAGGTGGCACTTCTAAGAAATTCAGAAAGAGGTGTGAGATACCCAACCCTGATCAAACTTGTGAAAGCCCTTCTTTCAATTTTCACAGGCCCGCTGGTGGAGGGGTCTTTCAACATAATGGATGACATACTGGAGGCAGACAGGTGCAGGATGAATGTGGAAACGTATGAGAGCCTCGCCATAATTAAGTCAACAATGAAAGCCAGGAAGTGGACGGCCTCAACAATGTTAATTGACCAGCCTTTAAGGAATTCTTGCCTTTCCTCCTATAAAACATACCAACTCCACCTAGAGAAAAAGAAGGCAAGAGAACAGGgaatgagggagaaaaggatgagTGAGGCCATGAGGGTGAGGTCTACAGCGGTGGCAAACAGAATAGTGACCCAGGCGAAGAAATCAAAAGggccatcctcttcctccactagGCCAGCTGCCTCACCTAGACCAACCAGACCTTCACCAAAGACCATCTcctctgcaaaaacaagaccTTTTCGACCCACTGggccctccaccacctcctctgggGCAGCTAAAAAGccatccagctcctcctctgggccctctgcctcctcgtcTGGGGCAACTAATAAGCCTTCcgcctcctcatctgggccctctgcctcctcatctgggccctctgcctcctcatctgggccctctgccttctcatctgggccctctgcttcctcatctgggccctctgcctcctcctctgggccATCCACTGCATCCTCTGGGCAaccaaagttattttctctgtttcatggTCCAGCCAAGAAATCCTCTTCAATAGCCTCAACTACCTCTGGAAAAAGGAAGAGTTCGGATGACTCAGAACccggaaaaaagaggaaaaaatag
- the LOC134880127 gene encoding uncharacterized protein K02A2.6-like: protein MKKQYPKVFTGLGCLTGEYRIKLKQDVKPFALSLPRRVPLPLHDKVKEELQRMEKMGVIVPIEEPTDWCAGMVVAPKPKGKIRICSDMTHLNEYVCRERLILPAVDETLAKLAGATVFTKLDATAGFWQVPLHQKSVPLTTFITPFGRYCYKRLPFGISSAPEHFQKRLTQILTGLEGTVCHADDILVFGTTREQHDHRLHRVLGRLQEEGLTLNNDKCQFAVNKVMFLGHIVSAGGIEADPGKIKAITEMPTPKDAADVKRFVGMVNYVGKFSPRISELTQPLRELLKTDTDWVWGSAQQRAFDELRKELSSPTVLAQYCLHRETIVAADASSFGLGGVLSQKQLSGEWRPVAFISRSMTITERRYAQIEKEALALTWACERFQSYLIGMDFLIQTDHKPLISLLGSRALDDLPPRILRFRLRLLRFTYKIEHVPGKKLITADALSRAPIQAPPTPEDEQLEEDVCVSINLIMEHFPASEQRLVQIKTAQDSDDVCKRLKGMVQTGWPQNRKALPPQLQLYWQYQQDLLVVDGLLMKGERLVIPVTMQEDMINKIHEGHQGMTKCVARAQQSMWWPGLTKQIKQRVENCATCAREAHNAPEPLLTTTLPERPWQRVAVDLFQWDNAMYLVVIDYNSRYIEVANLTSTTTAHVTGKLKSIFARHGVPETVISDNGPQFSAAEFAAFARDYDFTHTTSSHRYPQSNGEAERAVRTVKSLLKKGEDPHKALMAYRATPLTHGSSPAQLLMGRNIRTPLPVSQEKLQPGWPDLQDFRKKDQDLKEQQASWFNKRHNTKTRQELRPGQKVWVKNTKETGTVSGSAQTPRSYNIDLPSGTLRRNRSHIRVIPETTRETRLGRTIRPPNRLNL from the coding sequence ATGAAGAAACAATACCCCAAAGTCTTCACAGGACTGGGCTGCCTTACAGGGGAGTACAGAATCAAGTTGAAGCAAGACGTCAAGCCCTTCGCATTATCACTGCCACGACGTGTACCTCTACCGCTGCATGACAAAGTCAAAGAGGAGCTCcaaagaatggaaaaaatggGTGTGATTGTGCCCATTGAAGAGCCTACAGACTGGTGTGCAGGCATGGTGGTGGCACCAAAGCCCAAGGGAAAAATCAGAATCTGCTCTGATATGACCCATCTGAATGAGTATGTTTGCAGAGAAAGACTCATCTTGCCGGCCGTTGACGAAACCCTGGCCAAGCTTGCAGGTGCAACGGTCTTTACTAAGCTAGATGCTACAGCCGGATTCTGGCAGGTACCCCTACATCAAAAATCAGTCCCGCTGACCACATTTATCACCCCGTTCGGGCGATACTGCTACAAGAGACTCCCATTCGGGATTTCATCCGCACCTGAGCATTTTCAAAAGAGGCTCACACAGATATTGACAGGGTTAGAGGGGACTGTATGCCATGCTGATGACATTCTCGTGTTTGGAACAACACGTGAACAACATGACCACAGGCTGCACAGAGTGTTAGGGCGGCTCCAGGAAGAGGGCCTGACTCTCAATAACGACAAGTGTCAGTTTGCGGTCAACAAGGTCATGTTCCTGGGCCACATCGTCAGTGCAGGAGGCATTGAAGCAGATCCAGGAAAAATTAAGGCAATCACAGAGATGCCCACGCCAAAAGACGCTGCAGACGTGAAAAGGTTTGTTGGCATGGTCAACTACGTGGGGAAATTCTCTCCACGGATATCAGAGCTCACACAACCGCTAAGAGAACTGctcaaaacagacacagactggGTGTGGGGGAGTGCACAGCAGAGAGCGTTTGACGAGCTGCGTAAGGAACTGAGCTCACCAACAGTACTGGCACAGTACTGCCTACACAGAGAGACAATAGTTGCAGCAGACGCTTCGTCCTTTGGGCTGGGTGGAGTATTGTCTCAGAAGCAGCTGTCTGGAGAATGGAGGCCAGTTGCCTTCATATCACGCAGCATGACAATCACGGAGCGTAGATACGCCCAGATAGAGAAGGAAGCGCTTGCACTGACCTGGGCGTGTGAACGGTTTCAGTCTTACCTGATAGGGATGGACTTTTTGATACAAACTGACCACAAACCTCTCATTTCACTGCTAGGCAGTAGAGCACTAGATGACTTGCCACCTCGCATTCTGAGGTTCAGGCTGCGGCTGCTTCGCTTCACGTACAAAATTGAACATGTGCCGGGGAAGAAATTGATCACAGCGGATGCACTGTCCAGGGCACCGATTCAAGCCCCGCCTACACCAGAGGACGAGCAGCTggaagaggatgtgtgtgtctccatcaACCTAATAATGGAGCACTTCCCAGCGTCAGAGCAGAGGTTGGTGCAGATCAAGACAGCACAAGATTCAGATGATGTCTGCAAAAGGCTGAAAGGCATGGTGCAAACAGGTTGGCCTCAGAACAGAAAAGCTCTTCCACCACAACTGCAGCTGTACTGGCAGTATCAACAGGACCTGCTCGTTGTAGACGGACTACTGATGAAAGGCGAAAGACTCGTCATCCCAGTCACAATGCAAGAGGACATgattaacaaaatacatgaagGTCACCAAGGCATGACAAAGTGTGTTGCCAGAGCGCAGCAGTCAATGTGGTGGCCAGGTCTGACCAAACAGATCAAACAGAGAGTGGAAAACTGTGCAACCTGTGCACGAGAGGCTCACAACGCGCCAGAGCCACTGCTGACCACTACGTTGCCGGAGAGGCCATGGCAGCGTGTGGCAGTGGATCTTTTCCAGTGGGACAATGCCATGTACCTTGTGGTTATTGACTACAATTCGCGCTACATAGAAGTGGCTAACCTTACCTCCACCACCACAGCCCACGTGACAGGAAAGCTGAAGTCTATCTTTGCCCGTCATGGAGTCCCGGAGACTGTCATCTCGGACAATGGCCCCCAGTTCTCTGCAGCGGAGTTTGCAGCCTTCGCCAGGGACTATGACTTCACGCACACAACCAGCAGCCACCGCTACCCTCAAAGTAACGGAGAGGCTGAGAGGGCAGTGAGGACGGTGAAATCTCTCCTGAAAAAGGGGGAAGATCCACACAAGGCTCTCATGGCCTACAGGGCCACTCCTTTGACACACGGCTCATCCCCTGCACAGCTGCTAATGGGCCGCAACATCAGGACACCCCTGCCGGTCAGTCAAGAGAAACTACAACCTGGATGGCCTGACCTCCAGGATTTCAGAAAGAAGGACCAGGACTTAAAAGAACAACAGGCCTCCTGGTTCAACAAAcgacacaacacaaagacaagacaagagcTCAGACCAGGACAAAAGGTCTGGGTGaagaacacaaaagaaacagggaCTGTCAGTGGTTCAGCTCAGACACCTAGGTCTTACAACATAGACCTGCCCTCAGGAACTCTCAGGCGGAACAGATCTCACATCCGGGTCATTCCAGAGACTACCAGAGAGACTAGATTGGGCCGGACCATAAGACCACCAAACAGGCTGAATTTGTAG